The uncultured Desulfobulbus sp. genome window below encodes:
- a CDS encoding MBL fold metallo-hydrolase, protein MIVRQPQFGALPQGKQLEQIQNSANYKDGEFRYPVATPLFAEGVNFFTVIWDNLFAKKERLVPDRPLPAQKVSLKLLERERDLLIWLGHSSWYLQLQGKRILIDPVLSEYGAPFSFMNRAFAGTSPYNVEDFPAIDYLLLSHDHYDHLDYATLVALQTRVDKVIAPLGVGALLSKWGYSQEQIEDWDWEDQFQLGDAFTLHILPARHYSGRMMAKNQTLWAGFGLITPKYRLFFSGDSGYGPHFSQIGETFQGFDLVLLDCGQYDSRWPLIHMTPEEAVQAARDLKAKALMPAHVGRFTIANHPWDEPYERVLAASKESGLPLVTPEIGAVMELKQSGEHFKEWWKGR, encoded by the coding sequence ATGATTGTAAGACAGCCCCAGTTTGGGGCCTTGCCCCAAGGCAAACAGCTGGAACAGATCCAAAACTCAGCCAATTATAAGGACGGTGAATTCCGTTATCCTGTTGCCACCCCACTCTTTGCCGAAGGAGTAAATTTCTTTACCGTGATCTGGGACAATCTTTTTGCCAAAAAAGAGCGATTGGTCCCGGATCGTCCTCTCCCTGCGCAGAAAGTATCGTTGAAATTATTGGAGAGGGAACGTGATCTGTTGATCTGGTTGGGGCATTCTTCCTGGTATCTGCAGCTTCAGGGGAAACGCATCCTGATCGATCCGGTGCTCAGTGAGTACGGGGCGCCATTTTCTTTCATGAACAGGGCCTTTGCCGGAACCTCTCCCTATAATGTCGAGGATTTCCCGGCCATTGATTACCTGCTCCTCTCACATGATCACTACGATCACCTGGATTATGCCACACTGGTGGCGCTGCAAACAAGAGTCGACAAGGTGATCGCGCCCCTGGGGGTAGGAGCTTTGCTTTCCAAGTGGGGGTACAGCCAGGAGCAGATCGAGGATTGGGATTGGGAGGATCAGTTTCAGCTCGGGGATGCGTTTACCCTGCACATTCTCCCGGCCCGGCACTACTCGGGTCGAATGATGGCAAAGAATCAAACCCTCTGGGCAGGATTTGGACTGATTACTCCCAAGTATCGCCTGTTTTTCAGCGGTGACAGTGGCTATGGACCTCATTTCTCCCAGATAGGAGAAACGTTCCAAGGCTTTGATCTGGTGTTGCTTGATTGTGGTCAGTACGATTCACGCTGGCCCCTGATTCACATGACCCCGGAAGAGGCCGTTCAGGCGGCCCGAGATCTGAAGGCCAAAGCCCTGATGCCTGCCCATGTGGGGCGTTTTACCATTGCCAATCACCCTTGGGATGAACCCTATGAGCGGGTTCTTGCTGCAAGCAAAGAGAGTGGCCTCCCATTGGTAACGCCCGAGATTGGTGCGGTTATGGAGCTGAAGCAATCAGGCGAGCACTTCAAAGAGTGGTGGAAAGGTCGATAA
- a CDS encoding (2Fe-2S)-binding protein: MFSLTVNGERREVEAAPDTPLLWILRDTLGITSVKYTCGVGECGMCTVLMNGNAQRSCVITLEEAAGSTITTIEGLPEEHPIKQAWIEQQVPQCGYCQPGIMLQAVDFLTRVPKPTESQIDQAMDDVLCRCGSHARMKVAIKQAADTLNGKQGG; encoded by the coding sequence ATGTTTTCCCTGACCGTAAACGGCGAAAGGCGAGAGGTTGAGGCAGCCCCTGACACCCCGTTGCTGTGGATACTTCGCGATACTCTTGGCATTACCAGCGTCAAGTACACCTGCGGTGTTGGCGAGTGCGGCATGTGCACGGTACTCATGAATGGCAATGCCCAACGTTCCTGTGTCATCACTCTTGAGGAAGCCGCCGGAAGTACGATCACGACCATTGAAGGATTACCTGAAGAGCATCCGATCAAGCAGGCCTGGATCGAGCAACAGGTCCCCCAATGCGGCTATTGCCAGCCCGGTATCATGCTCCAGGCCGTTGATTTTCTCACGAGAGTTCCCAAGCCAACGGAGAGTCAAATTGACCAGGCCATGGATGATGTCCTCTGCCGTTGTGGCTCGCATGCGCGGATGAAGGTGGCGATCAAGCAGGCTGCCGACACGCTTAACGGAAAGCAGGGAGGCTGA
- a CDS encoding DUF362 domain-containing protein produces the protein MDKAKVYFTDFRTKAFGDGLPTKLKKLIKKAGIEQLNMEGKFVAIKLHFGEMGNISYLRPNYAKAVADVVKELGGKPFLTDCNTMYPGSRKNALEHLECAWENGFTPLSAGCPIIIGDGLKGTDDIEVPVVGGEYVKSAKIGRAVMDADIFISLTHFKGHEMTGFGGAIKNIGMGCGSRAGKMEQHCSGTPTIHEDKCRGCYACFKECANDGLVFDEAAKKMRVNKDNCVGCGRCLGACNFDAIEFADFSAVELLNRRMAEYTKAVVEGRPCFHISLVVDVSPNCDCHGENDVPILPNLGMFASTDPLALDQACVDACLKAKPLPGSQLADNMAKPDFVNHHDHFTNSRPESEWRSCMEQAEKIGLGTREYELIVSK, from the coding sequence ATGGACAAGGCAAAAGTCTATTTCACCGATTTCAGAACCAAGGCCTTTGGTGACGGCCTCCCCACGAAACTCAAAAAACTGATCAAAAAAGCTGGCATTGAACAGCTGAACATGGAAGGAAAATTTGTCGCCATCAAGCTCCACTTTGGCGAGATGGGGAACATCAGCTACCTCCGCCCCAACTACGCAAAGGCGGTTGCCGACGTGGTCAAAGAGCTGGGCGGCAAGCCTTTTCTCACCGACTGCAACACTATGTATCCGGGGAGCAGGAAAAATGCCCTGGAGCATCTGGAATGTGCCTGGGAAAATGGGTTCACTCCGTTGAGTGCAGGCTGCCCCATCATTATTGGTGATGGCCTCAAAGGGACCGATGACATCGAGGTTCCGGTCGTTGGCGGCGAATACGTCAAATCGGCAAAAATTGGACGCGCAGTGATGGATGCTGATATCTTCATCAGCCTGACCCACTTCAAAGGCCACGAGATGACCGGTTTTGGCGGTGCCATCAAAAATATCGGTATGGGCTGCGGTTCTCGCGCGGGCAAAATGGAACAGCACTGCAGCGGTACCCCCACGATCCACGAAGACAAGTGCCGCGGTTGTTACGCCTGTTTTAAGGAATGCGCCAACGATGGGCTGGTCTTTGATGAAGCGGCCAAAAAAATGCGGGTCAACAAAGACAACTGCGTTGGCTGCGGGCGTTGCCTGGGTGCCTGTAATTTCGATGCGATTGAATTCGCCGATTTTTCAGCGGTTGAGCTCTTAAATCGGCGTATGGCAGAGTACACCAAAGCGGTGGTTGAAGGGCGGCCCTGCTTCCACATTTCCCTGGTTGTCGATGTCTCGCCTAACTGTGACTGCCACGGAGAAAACGATGTGCCCATTCTTCCCAATCTGGGCATGTTTGCCTCCACCGACCCGCTGGCCCTGGATCAGGCCTGTGTGGATGCCTGCCTGAAGGCGAAACCGCTCCCTGGAAGTCAGTTGGCCGACAACATGGCAAAACCTGATTTTGTGAATCACCACGACCATTTCACCAACTCCAGACCAGAATCAGAGTGGCGCAGTTGCATGGAGCAGGCCGAGAAAATCGGGCTGGGCACCCGGGAGTACGAGCTTATCGTGAGCAAGTAA
- a CDS encoding carboxymuconolactone decarboxylase family protein — MKATVLSLICLFGLLLPGESFGSEETIMKDTSALNQAQQAFIPIAAFTASGELDRLKPALIQGLEAGLTVNEIKESLVQLYAYTGFPRSLNAIHAFMALLDERKAQGIEDVVGKEASPIPADLDKDAYGAQVRANLSGAGGQLRYHFGGALNSGLTEPQAHAFIAVLKSQVGEE, encoded by the coding sequence ATGAAAGCAACCGTACTCTCGCTTATCTGTCTGTTCGGTCTTTTGCTTCCAGGCGAATCTTTTGGTTCTGAGGAAACTATTATGAAAGACACAAGTGCATTAAATCAAGCTCAACAGGCCTTTATTCCCATTGCCGCTTTTACCGCAAGTGGTGAGTTGGATCGGCTTAAACCAGCCCTGATTCAGGGGCTGGAAGCTGGGCTTACAGTCAATGAAATTAAAGAGAGTCTGGTGCAGCTCTACGCCTACACAGGATTTCCCCGCAGCCTCAATGCCATCCATGCCTTTATGGCTCTGCTCGATGAGCGCAAGGCCCAGGGGATTGAAGATGTGGTCGGTAAAGAGGCCAGCCCCATTCCTGCAGATCTGGACAAGGATGCCTATGGCGCCCAGGTCCGGGCAAATCTCTCTGGGGCTGGCGGGCAACTTCGCTATCATTTTGGTGGAGCACTCAACAGTGGACTCACAGAACCCCAGGCGCATGCCTTCATCGCGGTCCTGAAATCACAGGTGGGAGAAGAGTAG
- a CDS encoding cyclophilin-like fold protein — MQLTEITLTVGQNRIPAVLNGSRAAQDLISILPYTVQLHKYVHDYCGVMARALDYASEDLGNGWKNGDISFAADGNYFAILYKDEELSAQYGNLVNMGKITVDPAVMDTLDDAISVRIELK, encoded by the coding sequence ATGCAATTAACTGAAATTACTTTAACTGTTGGTCAAAACCGTATTCCTGCCGTACTCAACGGAAGCCGGGCGGCCCAAGATCTCATCAGCATACTCCCGTACACGGTGCAGCTCCATAAGTATGTCCACGACTACTGTGGCGTCATGGCAAGAGCTTTGGACTATGCCTCGGAAGACCTGGGCAATGGCTGGAAAAACGGTGATATCTCCTTTGCCGCAGATGGGAACTATTTTGCCATTCTCTACAAGGATGAAGAGCTCTCCGCTCAGTACGGAAACCTGGTCAATATGGGGAAAATTACAGTAGACCCAGCTGTTATGGATACCCTTGATGATGCGATCTCAGTGCGTATCGAACTGAAATAA
- a CDS encoding carbonic anhydrase, translating to MQLCRCNFGGKATSPHTDAARLKLAGQEDQGDHAYATVITCSDSRVPVEILFDAGVMDIFVIRLVGNVLDVDEVGSVEYGLAHVHTPVFVVLGHTQCGAVTAVTNAVQGHGHPLDAQHSTVG from the coding sequence TTGCAGTTGTGCAGGTGTAATTTTGGAGGGAAAGCTACCTCTCCGCATACGGATGCAGCCCGCCTCAAACTTGCAGGCCAGGAAGATCAGGGAGACCACGCCTATGCAACCGTCATCACCTGCTCTGACTCCAGGGTCCCGGTTGAGATATTGTTTGATGCCGGGGTGATGGATATCTTTGTTATTCGCCTTGTCGGCAATGTGTTGGATGTTGATGAGGTGGGATCTGTTGAATATGGTTTGGCGCACGTACACACCCCAGTTTTTGTTGTCCTGGGCCATACGCAGTGCGGTGCGGTCACCGCGGTGACCAATGCTGTGCAAGGACACGGGCATCCCCTGGATGCGCAACATTCCACCGTTGGTTGA
- a CDS encoding flavodoxin family protein produces the protein MKRNILILSASPRKGENSDLLCDAFLRGATEVGHTVEKNRLAEKDINYCTGCCSCIGNPGACVQADDMNGILRKIRAADIMVFATPVYFRAMNGQMKTFIDRTCPIYTMLGNKEVYFIIAAAGGSLPVESTVDSFRTFTGCLSNIKEKGVISVTGLWEPGVE, from the coding sequence ATGAAAAGAAATATACTCATTCTCTCGGCAAGTCCCAGGAAAGGGGAGAACTCCGATTTGCTCTGTGATGCGTTCTTGCGCGGCGCCACTGAGGTGGGGCATACGGTGGAAAAGAATCGCCTGGCGGAGAAAGATATCAATTACTGTACCGGTTGCTGCAGCTGCATCGGGAATCCTGGCGCCTGTGTGCAGGCAGATGATATGAACGGGATTTTGAGGAAGATACGGGCAGCTGACATCATGGTCTTTGCCACGCCGGTCTACTTTCGAGCTATGAACGGCCAAATGAAAACCTTTATAGATCGGACCTGCCCGATCTACACCATGCTGGGCAATAAAGAGGTCTATTTTATCATTGCTGCTGCCGGTGGATCGCTCCCCGTGGAAAGCACGGTTGACAGTTTTCGAACTTTTACCGGCTGCCTGAGCAATATCAAAGAAAAGGGTGTGATTTCGGTGACCGGCCTCTGGGAGCCCGGTGTGGAGTGA
- a CDS encoding DUF362 domain-containing protein, whose product MQSTVFTTSSHDLASGVECLLQALEIQSLVGGFSHILIKPNLVNTDPPPVTTPVGLVEAIVLSLQHLVPECTLSIGEGTGSTTYDTMHCFDTLGYTTMAARHRIPLIDLNTEPLAHKVCPECTRLPELYYPALLDEVFLLSVPVLKAHTLAGVTLTMKNMMGVLPPSHYQQGSGWGKSAMHADIDLAVAELNRYRTPDCTLMDCSIGMPESHLWGRHCDPPVGLLTASTDPVAIDSHGTQLLKKDWQQIGHIRLNNGIRGDAASFAVVQV is encoded by the coding sequence ATGCAATCCACAGTCTTTACCACCTCGTCTCACGACCTTGCCTCCGGGGTTGAGTGTTTGTTGCAGGCCCTCGAAATCCAGTCGCTGGTTGGGGGCTTCAGCCACATTCTGATCAAACCCAATCTGGTTAACACCGATCCGCCTCCGGTCACCACCCCGGTCGGTCTGGTCGAAGCCATTGTGCTCTCACTGCAGCACCTGGTCCCCGAATGCACACTCTCCATAGGTGAAGGTACGGGATCCACCACCTACGACACAATGCACTGCTTTGACACCCTGGGCTACACCACAATGGCCGCCCGGCACAGAATTCCCCTGATCGACCTGAACACGGAACCACTGGCTCACAAAGTCTGCCCCGAATGCACCCGGTTGCCCGAACTCTATTATCCAGCCCTCTTAGATGAAGTGTTCTTGCTCTCCGTACCCGTACTCAAGGCTCACACCCTGGCCGGAGTAACACTCACCATGAAGAATATGATGGGGGTGTTGCCCCCATCCCATTACCAACAGGGCAGCGGTTGGGGGAAGTCGGCAATGCATGCCGATATTGATCTGGCCGTGGCCGAACTCAACCGCTATCGCACACCAGATTGCACCCTGATGGACTGCTCCATCGGCATGCCGGAGTCCCATCTCTGGGGCAGACACTGCGATCCTCCCGTGGGATTACTCACGGCATCAACGGATCCAGTTGCCATTGACAGTCACGGGACACAGCTTTTGAAAAAAGATTGGCAACAGATTGGCCATATTCGCCTAAATAATGGAATCAGAGGGGACGCCGCTTCTTTTGCAGTTGTGCAGGTGTAA
- a CDS encoding cupin domain-containing protein, with the protein MLFPGNDTAHYSGAYVIFQPGARTSWHYHPAGQHMVVTSGVGLTGTRDGKILEFKAGEAIWCPPDAPMTHLVITGSLEGKNVIWKEKVTDAQYYGTRN; encoded by the coding sequence ATGCTCTTTCCCGGTAATGACACTGCCCATTATTCCGGGGCTTATGTCATCTTTCAGCCGGGGGCCCGCACCAGCTGGCATTATCATCCGGCCGGTCAGCACATGGTGGTGACCTCAGGTGTCGGCCTGACCGGAACCCGGGATGGCAAGATCCTTGAGTTTAAGGCAGGCGAGGCCATCTGGTGCCCACCTGATGCGCCCATGACCCATCTGGTCATTACCGGCAGTCTAGAAGGAAAAAATGTCATCTGGAAAGAAAAAGTGACAGACGCCCAGTATTACGGAACTCGAAATTAA
- a CDS encoding CpXC domain-containing protein codes for MALQIPYEITCTCGATFTRNLYEYVFTEYDSGIQDILLQGQFNTVECPSCNQHTYVENRFIYRDGANKLWVWVCKQADREVQTTEEQQAIKEQRFIENHYIHDLSSYTKYTVYGIQELLALLGTHDPELVHS; via the coding sequence ATGGCCTTACAAATCCCCTATGAGATCACCTGCACCTGCGGTGCGACCTTCACTAGAAATCTCTATGAATATGTGTTCACGGAATATGATTCAGGAATACAAGACATCCTGCTGCAAGGCCAATTTAATACAGTAGAGTGCCCTTCCTGCAACCAACACACCTACGTTGAGAACCGCTTTATCTACCGGGATGGGGCCAACAAACTCTGGGTATGGGTTTGCAAACAGGCCGATAGGGAGGTACAGACAACAGAGGAGCAGCAGGCCATTAAAGAGCAACGATTCATTGAAAATCACTATATCCATGACCTGTCTTCCTACACAAAATATACGGTGTATGGGATTCAAGAGCTTCTCGCCCTGCTTGGAACGCATGATCCTGAACTCGTCCACTCATAA
- a CDS encoding cyclophilin-like fold protein, producing the protein MKTDLFIQVVSKEQAVTLFKLNNSTAAKELYAQLPLTITVEDYASKEKIFYPPKKLGTSNTPQADAKAGTLAYFAPWGDVVMFYKPFGSYRGLYELGEAISGGENISQLSGTLQLEKGDAQD; encoded by the coding sequence ATGAAGACAGATTTGTTTATCCAGGTTGTCAGCAAAGAGCAGGCAGTCACGCTTTTTAAACTCAATAACAGCACAGCCGCAAAAGAACTCTACGCGCAGCTGCCATTGACGATCACAGTGGAAGACTATGCCAGTAAGGAGAAAATCTTTTACCCACCCAAAAAACTGGGCACCAGTAACACCCCACAGGCTGACGCCAAGGCGGGAACCCTGGCCTACTTTGCTCCCTGGGGGGATGTGGTCATGTTTTACAAGCCCTTTGGCTCGTACAGGGGATTGTATGAGCTGGGCGAGGCGATCTCGGGCGGGGAAAATATAAGCCAGCTCTCAGGAACCCTGCAGCTTGAAAAAGGTGATGCTCAAGATTGA
- a CDS encoding iron-containing alcohol dehydrogenase: protein MLLDFTYYNPTRIHFGKEALQNLGPELATYGKTVLLVYGKSAIKKNGLYDQVIAILKEAGKTVVELSGVMPNPTYDKMLEGCELVRTHAVDLILAVGGGSVIDCAKGIAVSAYCEEEPFKKYWLDFQPLANKTVPVASILTMVGTGSEMNGGSVITHEAMKIKGGRVFPPEVYPKFSILNPEYTYTVSQYQMVSGVFDTMSHLMEQYFSGSDTNTTDYLIEALLRSSIDNLRVALKNPEDYEARSNIMWNATMALNTITGLSKRQDWEVHMIEHQLGAYTDCAHGMGLAAISLPYYRHIMGHGLDKFARYATVVWDIGAEGKSKEELAQAGIDALEAFCKECGIVISLKELGATEEMLPKIAESSVLLDGGYKKLSSKDVLAILKACF from the coding sequence ATGTTGCTTGATTTTACCTATTACAACCCGACCAGAATCCATTTTGGCAAAGAAGCCCTGCAGAATTTAGGCCCTGAGCTGGCTACCTACGGCAAAACCGTTTTGCTGGTCTATGGAAAAAGCGCGATCAAAAAAAATGGCCTCTATGACCAGGTGATTGCCATCCTCAAAGAAGCAGGAAAAACCGTGGTTGAGCTGTCCGGCGTCATGCCCAACCCCACCTACGACAAGATGCTCGAAGGCTGCGAGCTAGTTCGCACCCATGCGGTTGATCTGATCCTGGCCGTGGGTGGCGGCTCGGTCATTGACTGCGCCAAAGGCATTGCCGTCTCTGCCTACTGTGAAGAAGAGCCCTTTAAAAAATACTGGCTCGATTTTCAGCCCCTGGCGAACAAAACCGTTCCAGTCGCCTCCATCCTCACCATGGTCGGGACCGGCTCGGAGATGAACGGTGGTTCGGTCATTACCCATGAGGCAATGAAAATCAAGGGTGGTCGAGTCTTTCCCCCAGAGGTTTATCCCAAATTTTCCATCCTCAATCCGGAATACACCTATACGGTCTCCCAGTATCAGATGGTCAGCGGTGTGTTTGATACCATGTCGCATCTCATGGAGCAGTATTTCTCCGGCAGCGACACCAACACGACCGATTACCTCATTGAGGCCTTGCTGCGCTCTTCTATTGATAACCTGCGGGTTGCCTTAAAAAATCCCGAAGATTACGAGGCCCGCTCCAACATCATGTGGAATGCGACCATGGCGCTCAATACCATCACCGGACTCTCCAAGCGCCAGGATTGGGAGGTGCACATGATCGAGCACCAGCTAGGTGCGTATACCGATTGCGCCCATGGCATGGGACTAGCGGCAATCTCCCTGCCCTACTACCGCCACATCATGGGACACGGCCTGGATAAATTTGCCCGCTACGCCACCGTTGTTTGGGATATTGGAGCTGAAGGAAAATCCAAAGAGGAGTTGGCCCAGGCAGGCATTGATGCCCTGGAAGCGTTCTGCAAGGAATGTGGTATTGTCATCTCACTCAAAGAGCTGGGAGCCACGGAAGAGATGTTGCCCAAGATCGCTGAGTCCAGCGTTCTTTTGGATGGTGGCTATAAAAAACTGAGCAGCAAGGATGTACTTGCAATTTTAAAAGCCTGCTTCTAA
- a CDS encoding xanthine dehydrogenase family protein molybdopterin-binding subunit codes for MKIDMTRRSFLKKTSLVIAATAVGDSTELTNLSHAAQAAPPNFTPHAFVEIAPDDSITIWVGQTNLGQGTHTGLAMVITDELDGAWDKVEVKMALAGEPFKDPLWHAQLTGGSSSFRNRWDLLRSAGAAARLMLREAAASGWNIPPEQCTTKESRVLHPDGTSLGYGELVASAAKLPVPAKPVLKKGEEYTIIGTSRPRFDIPDKVQGKTVYGMDFTLPDICVAMIARAPRYGAKLESYDIEAARQVSGVIKVMPLGNRIAVCAENTYAAMQGREALGAQWSAGSHPELNDAWIEAQLTKNLDEPGVEAKNNGDASQAIAGAAQRLSQNYQLPYLSHAQVEPLNCTAHVERGRCRIWVPTQGQTHTQKTAAHLTGLPEEKVEVMTLPAGGGFGLRGEQDEVIDAVLLSKALQRPVKVVCSREDEFLHGCFRPANHSRIDAGLNAQGHIVGWKHKVTTSSVMSRLMPHAVKDGLDPDAVSGLVDMVYPLANHQVDYVMAKLPIPVGWWRSVGYSANTFVVESFMDELAHAAGKDPVSFRLEHMEKGGRAAEVLTLLANKVGWGQPVPKGRFRGVAVAHCFESFAAHMAEVSVDAQGKLSVHKVVCALDCGTAIFPDAIKIQAEAGVIMALSTAFHEKMHFAQGGVATSNYSDYPLLRISEVPEIEVHIAHNFLKAGGVGEPVFPSVAPAVANAIFSATGVRLRELPFF; via the coding sequence ATGAAAATCGATATGACCCGCCGCTCCTTCCTCAAGAAAACCAGTCTGGTTATCGCTGCCACCGCCGTGGGAGATTCGACAGAGCTTACCAACCTCTCCCATGCTGCTCAGGCAGCGCCCCCCAATTTCACGCCACACGCCTTTGTCGAGATCGCTCCTGACGATTCCATCACCATCTGGGTCGGACAAACCAACCTGGGGCAGGGGACGCATACTGGTCTCGCCATGGTCATCACCGACGAGCTTGACGGTGCCTGGGATAAGGTTGAAGTGAAAATGGCCCTGGCTGGGGAACCGTTCAAAGATCCTCTCTGGCACGCGCAACTCACCGGTGGTTCCAGCAGTTTTCGCAATCGCTGGGATCTTCTCCGCAGTGCCGGGGCCGCCGCCCGTCTGATGCTGCGTGAGGCCGCGGCCAGTGGTTGGAACATCCCGCCTGAGCAGTGCACCACCAAAGAAAGCCGGGTGCTGCATCCCGATGGAACAAGTCTTGGTTATGGGGAACTGGTCGCCTCCGCGGCAAAACTCCCGGTCCCTGCAAAGCCCGTCCTGAAAAAAGGCGAGGAGTACACAATTATCGGTACCTCCAGACCCCGCTTTGACATACCCGATAAGGTTCAGGGGAAAACCGTGTACGGTATGGATTTCACCCTGCCCGATATCTGCGTTGCCATGATTGCCAGGGCGCCGCGCTACGGGGCAAAACTGGAGTCCTACGATATAGAGGCCGCCAGGCAAGTAAGCGGCGTCATTAAGGTGATGCCGCTAGGGAACCGCATCGCCGTCTGTGCGGAAAATACCTATGCAGCCATGCAGGGAAGGGAGGCGCTTGGGGCACAGTGGTCGGCAGGATCGCATCCTGAGTTGAACGATGCCTGGATTGAAGCGCAGCTGACAAAAAATCTGGATGAACCAGGTGTAGAGGCCAAAAACAATGGGGATGCTAGTCAGGCGATTGCTGGAGCTGCGCAGCGCCTGAGTCAGAACTACCAGCTGCCCTATCTCTCCCATGCCCAGGTGGAACCGCTCAACTGTACCGCCCATGTGGAGCGGGGCCGGTGTCGTATCTGGGTGCCCACCCAGGGGCAAACCCATACCCAAAAGACAGCTGCCCATCTCACCGGCCTTCCGGAAGAGAAGGTTGAGGTTATGACCCTGCCCGCTGGAGGTGGTTTTGGTCTGCGGGGTGAGCAGGATGAAGTAATCGATGCAGTCTTGCTCTCCAAAGCTCTGCAGCGTCCGGTCAAAGTGGTCTGCAGTCGTGAAGATGAATTCCTCCACGGCTGTTTCAGGCCCGCCAATCATTCCCGTATTGATGCCGGCTTGAATGCTCAAGGACATATTGTCGGTTGGAAGCATAAAGTAACCACATCCTCTGTGATGTCGCGCCTCATGCCCCATGCAGTCAAAGATGGTCTTGACCCGGATGCTGTCAGCGGATTGGTGGATATGGTCTATCCTCTGGCCAATCACCAGGTTGATTATGTCATGGCCAAGCTGCCGATTCCAGTGGGGTGGTGGCGCTCGGTGGGCTATTCAGCCAACACCTTTGTGGTGGAGTCCTTCATGGATGAGTTGGCCCATGCGGCAGGGAAAGATCCTGTAAGCTTTCGCCTGGAGCATATGGAAAAAGGGGGGAGAGCAGCAGAGGTGTTGACCCTGCTTGCCAATAAAGTGGGGTGGGGGCAGCCTGTTCCAAAAGGACGATTTCGAGGTGTTGCCGTAGCCCACTGTTTTGAATCCTTTGCCGCCCATATGGCCGAGGTCTCCGTGGATGCGCAGGGCAAGCTCTCTGTGCATAAGGTGGTCTGTGCCCTTGACTGCGGCACGGCGATCTTTCCTGATGCAATCAAAATTCAGGCCGAAGCCGGGGTAATCATGGCCTTGAGCACAGCTTTCCATGAAAAGATGCATTTTGCCCAAGGCGGTGTTGCCACCAGCAACTACTCGGATTATCCCTTGTTGCGCATATCGGAGGTGCCGGAGATCGAGGTGCATATCGCCCACAACTTCCTCAAGGCCGGTGGTGTGGGAGAGCCGGTTTTCCCGTCGGTGGCGCCTGCCGTGGCCAATGCCATATTCAGTGCTACCGGTGTACGTCTTAGGGAGCTGCCCTTTTTTTAG